Sequence from the Amblyraja radiata isolate CabotCenter1 chromosome 24, sAmbRad1.1.pri, whole genome shotgun sequence genome:
ATACCTCCAGCGAAGAGTAGGTATCGAACTGTCTCGCAGTTGGGCCATGAAAAGGCCACGCTGGTTTTGTAAGTTCTGATgactgggttgggggggggggggtttgatatTTGGTCATGGAGTTGATGACATTACACAGAGATTTCCATTTGAtatagtgggctgtgggggaaaacTGTCATCTTCCGTGTTGACGGCTGCTCAAAAGGGCCTGAATTATACACAACTTGCCCATTACGTAAAATAAATCTCCCACCGCCAACACAGGAAATTTAACTCTGAAACTGAGGTATTCGGAGCATTCTGGGGCACTTTCATGTTTTTCATCAGGTTTTGCAAGCTGCAATTATCAAAACAGGCAGAAGTATTTTCAAGTTACCAGGCATGTTATCTGATCAGATTCGGTGTAATAAGTCCTCATACTTAGTGGGTAACAATAGTCAGAACAGGCATATGCACAAGGCAGAAATGTGGTTTTAAAATGGTAAATATATTTAGCAGCTTTCACAACCTTAGGTGGTCACAAAACATCTAACAGCCTAGAATGTACCTTTGAAATGACTTGGAGGAATTGCAGCAGCCAGTTTTTTGCAAAGATTCCACAATATTATAAATACTTTAGTGATCTAGTctcaagaaaggtcctgacccgaaacgtcacctatccatgaccaccagagatgctgcctgatctgctgagttactctagcactttgtgttcttttagtAATGATATTTGAGCTCCTATTCTTTTTCAATAGCCCTTTATAACCACCAAAGAAGACAAACTGAGCTTCAAGTTAATGTTCCATTTAAAAGATGGCACCTGTAACAATGCCAACCCTTAATATTGTGAACTCAAGCGTGTGTATCAGATGAAAGCTGAACCCACAACTCCCTAACTCCGAGGTGAAATTGCAGATAAGTGAACTTCAGGTAATATCCGACAACTATAATGTAAAAACCTGTAATCATTTCTTCAAAAAGAAGAGCAttgtgtgtgatgggctggggctcctccaCAGATACCAAAAGGAATTCCATCATCTTTGACCATTTTCCCTCACAAATTCTATAAAGCAAATGGCACTGAACTCAGGTTTAGGATTTGGATCCAAATGTCTTATTACAACTGAGCCACATTATTTATGTAttggtagggaggaactgcagatgctggttcagactGAAGAGAGATACATAAGGTTAAAGTAAAGGCTAATGGGCTTTCTGACATTCTCTAGTTTTACACAGTGAATTTACCCATCAGATCCAttaattaatatgggtgtcagaggttatggagagcaggcaggagaatggggttaggaaggagagatagatcagccatgattaaatagcagagttgacttgatgggccaaatggcctaattctactcctatcacatgaatgatcttatgaTCCGATTATCAGCCCAGCATGGAATCAGAGACCCATTGATTTCAACAAAGATTCTCAATCTACAGATTGGGAAACAAAATACTTTTCTTGAATTTgatttaaaatgtaattaaataattttgtttagtttagagatatggcgtggaaacaggccgttctgctcaccgattccgcgccgactagcgaccaccgcacactaacactatcctacacacgctagggacaatttagttttaccaagccaattagtctctaaatctgtacgtttttggagtgtgggaggaaaccagagcacccagagaaaacccacgcaggccgtggggagaacgtacaaattccgtacagatagcacctgtagtcaggattgaacccgggtctctggtgctgtaaagcagtctCTACTGCTGAGACACAATGCCGACCCTTATTAAATTCAAATCAGAAGGTGTCTATCCACAACTTTGCCTACACTAAAATGTGTCAAGGGTGGTAAATTAGTACCACACCTTTCAAGAGTTTGTCACATTGGTCTCATTACCATGGCTATGGAACGCAGGACACCAAGACCGGCCTCCCACTCCCAACCCAGCCAGTCACAAGCCTCCACGGTGGGGGGAATAGCCCAATATTCACATAGGTACATTATTGTCACTGAGGTAGTGAAACGCTTTATTATACAAGCACACCACACTCAAGCACAGTCACACATGCACAGGCACAATCACACCGTACACAAGTACAAACATAATGTGTACAAACATACAGACACAATTACAATCACTGGGTAGTCATATGTACACGAATACAGTCATATCATACACAAGTACAGTCATACGTACATAACTGCATTCACACCATACACAAGTGCAACAAGGTGTGCAAATGGGGAAAGGAAACTGCAGATTACAGTGTTACAGCTACATAGAAAATGCAGATTTGAAAACTGCAGAGGCACGACGAGATACAGTAGATTGCCAAAGTGGTATGCAGGTACATCCTTAACAGGATGTATGCCCACTTGGGCAATCTATCTCGTTGTGCCTGTAGTTTTCAAGTGCACTTTCTATGTGGCTGTAACACTGTATTATGTAATCCTTATAACAGGATGTACGAGAGGCCCATCCTCATGCAAGATGCATGGTCCATGTGAGGCATCCCCATTttatctgatttttttttgccTCTCTGCAGTACATCATGCTGTTTTGCCTTGACTAGGAAAATACAAGGTTTTAATGTAAGGCTCAAATAATCAGAGGATGCTAGAGGATATTATTACCTGTTTTCAATGAGTGGGGCTGAGATAATGGATGATGTAAGAACTGGGTATAAAGAGAGGTTAGCTGCATTTGTAACTTTGCTGACAAGTTTTTAACTCAACTCAAGGATAAATAGTCACCAACATCAAGCACATTGAGGGGGTTCCCAGACTGCTGACAAATCATAGGGATTaaattgcagctattttagggctGAACCGAATACCTGTTGTCACACTAATTACCATGGCGACTCCTTGCAACTCCGCGGAAACTGTGCAGAGTAGCAGATGCTGTTTGATTTATTGCAGGCATTTAATTATTCTGTGCTGGGAATGCACAAGCAGAGGACCATTGTTAGCCTTGCACCAGCTCCTATAATACGATTCATCCTGGCCACACCGACATTCTGGCATTTGCAGATTTTCTTTGTTTGCATGCTTCTAAAATAGCTAAATTATTTCAGCTGCCCACAATAAACACTGGGCAAGCAACAACCTGAACCCAATCCCTAGACTGTAGTCAGCCAttgcacacaaacgcacacattaTGCTCACCTCCACTTTCCCTGCTACCCCTGGTAATGTTTCACATCTTAGCTTAATGTAAAGAATCAACCTTCCATTCAGAGAatgcagcaggaaaatgggacctttacctaactcgtccatgccatcCAAGTTAGTCCTACTGGCCTCTCCCTGCCCCATACACCTTCAAAACCCTATCCATGTATTGTCCAAGTCTTTTATATGCCGTaactgtacctgcctctaccactgcctctgtcagcttgttcctcatacacaccactgtctgtgtgaggtTTTTTTCTCTGAggcctcttttaaatctttcctctcttagctaaaacctatgccctccaggtTAAACTCTTTATACTCTGGGGGTAAAAAGACTGACTATTGAACCTTATCTATGCTCTTAACGATTTTATAAACGTACTAGACCAAGAAGACCCAGCCAATCCTTACAACTTATATCTTCCAGACACGGTAATCTCCTCAAATTTGTTTGCACCCTATCCAGTTTAATGACAACCTCctatagggtgaccagaactgtacacaatactccaaattagtttagtttagggatacaacgcagaaacaggccctttggcccaccgggtccgcgccgaccagcgttccccgcacattaacactagagacaatttttacattttaccaagccactcaacctacgtctttggaatgagggaagaaaccaaagatctcggagaaaacccacgcaggtcatgaggagaacgtacaactccgtacagacagcacccgtaatcgggatcgaactcgggtctccggcgctgcattctctgtaaggcagcaactctaccgctgcgccagtgaaATACGACCTTACCAATGACCTgaacagctgtaacatgacataCCAACACCTGTCCTCAATACTCTAACCGAtaaaggcaagtgtgccaaatgcctCCTTTATCATCCTGTCAACCAAAAATAATCTCCACTTTCACTGTCATTCCTGAAGGAGTTCCAAATACACGCAAGGCATCTTGCCTTATTTGTCTTGAATAAGTATCCCAGTGTTTTAAAAAGAGTAACCTCTAGTTTTATATTCTCGCATTAAAGGCAATAAACGCAGGAAATCCATACTGTCACAATTCCTCAGCATCCTACACATTTTGAATTAAATCACATCTCACTCATCTAAACTTCCGTGAATACAAGCCTGGCCTGTCCAGCCTTACTCCATAAGGCAACCTACCCATTCCAGGTAATGCTCtaatgattttttttccttttaactGCTTCCATCACATTCACAATCTCCATTAGAGCAGACCAAAATTCCACACGGTACTCCATCTCCACACTTCTGGATTCAATTCCCCTTGCAGTAAACAATAACACTGGCAAGTTTCCAAATTACTTGTTGTACCAGCGTGCTAGTCTTTTGCAAATCACACACTAGGAAACCAGATCCCTCAGAATCACAGATCGTTTCGATAAGATGTTCCCTTTCATTTTTTTGCTGCCAAAACAAAATATTACATTTTCTTACCTTCGATTCCTCTTCACAGATCTTTGACCACTCATCAAGCTATGTCCAGTGGAAGGTTCTGAATGGTCTTGAAATTCTTGAATGGAATTTAGGTTGGCTGatttttccaaggcagcatgaagtatagatggagtcaatggtaggaatgtgaaggaaggaactgcagatgctggtttaaaccaaagatagacattaaaaaaaagctggagtagctcagcagaacaggcagcatctctggagagaaggaatgggtgatgtttcgggtcgagacccttcaggaaaGGTCccgatgtcacctatccgtgttctccagagatcctgatccgctgagttactccagcgctttgtgtccttttggtgggtgaagaagggctcgatgTGCACCTTGCGAGTTGGGAGTGGGGTCAGAAGCCGGGGCTCTAAACAGCCGGGGCGATGGTAGAAGCCGGGGATGAGTCAGCAGGTCGGTCCGCTATATCCGACATCTGTTATAAGGGGATCATTAAAATTAGGGTTTACTGTATGGCATTTGGAAAACAGTTAGGAGAGAAGATTGAGAGTATAGTTAATAATTTCACAACAGAGGGACACGGCTGGAGAGAGCGCTCACCACTCGCAGGGCCATCTGCAGCTGCTCAGGGAGTTTCAACTGAGCTCTCATAATCTTGTCCACATTATAGGGGTGGGcggaccatcagttgccagaGCAAAAAAAGGGTTCAACCTGTATCTGGATATTGTGTTTAGCTACTTGCATGAAGAAATTGAATACTAGCTAAGTTCTTTGAAGCAAAGGCAAACACTTTGGGCTTGTGTGTGGTGGCAATAGGCAGCAATCCATAAAGAAATGCTGACTAGCTGCAGAGTGCTTCAGGATATAGCAGATGTCCATCCCTGAACAACGCCACATGAAAGTACAGGATaggcaggagggaactgcagatgctggtttacactgtagacacaaaatgctcagcaggacaggcatctctggagagaagaaatgggtgacgtttcaggtcaagacccttcttcagactgggagcattcacgtcacccattccttcttgccagagatgctgactgtcctgctgagttattccagcatttttttttgtctatctaaaGTACAGTTATCAATACAACTGCACTCCCACCCTGTCGAGGTTATCACAGCATCTGGGGCGAGGAAGGGGTGTTCAAAATTGATTCATACATTATCTTTACATCTCTAGGTTGCCGCAGCTCATTCATTTGAATGGAGTCATCACCCGTGTTTATAGTGAAAAGGTAAGCCTTTCTTATCAATTCAAATGGTCAATAATTACTATGGCAATTGTAAAATTGTTTATTAATCTGCACGTTGGTTATCTTAATGTtcctatttttttaattttaagaacTGTTTGTAAAAGTCTCTGATTTGCATAATGCAGAGCTTTTGGCAAGAACTGTTTGCGCTGCCTGCAGCCTTCCCACCACTCATGGCCTGCTCCACCTTGACGAGTGGCAAAGTCTCTAGATGATTTTGTATCTGTCACCAGCACAACATAATGGTGACTGCAGGGCACAGGCCAGTTATAAGATgattgtggatagacacaaaatgctggagtaactcaatgggtgaagtttcgtgtcgagccccttcttcagaccgagtcaggAGATAGGAAAacaggagatatggaagggtaaggtatgaaaatgagagatcgaagaggacaatgatcaaggaaaatgtagaatagagcatcgttagcttggggaaggtgacaacgaggcatacaatgtaaaatttaatcaggacagacagactggttggagaactaggatggggaagggTTGGAGAGGGGAAAAACAAGGGTTgctggaagtcaatgttcacaccgctgggttgtgagctgcccaagtgaaatatgaggcgttgttcctctaatttgcattgggccacactctgacagtggaggaggtcctgACCAGAAGATGATCTATAAGATGATCAAGCCCATAAACTCAATTTGTGGTCAGTGGAGGAACAGTGATTAGCGCTGATCTTAAAGCAAGCCTCGCAAAAAGATACAATCTCTGTCACAAGAACATCCTGTTTTCCGCCACCTTCTGTTATCAGACACAAGTTCAATGTGATACCTGGGGCCGTGTGGTTATCATCAAGCTAGCTGGTACATTAAAAGAATTCTCACAGCACAGTAGGAAGCAAAAAGCAACTTTAATTATTTGTACAAGATTTACACAGAATGCAAACTGAGAAATAGCCAGCAATCTACCATTAATGAGTGAAATGGAGATCACCGTTACCAGATTCAACTCTCATTTGAGGAGTTATTTATTTTAACATGCCCTCAAAATGATAAGTATATTCCATACTGCACGATTCTCAAAGAACAAAACCCTCCTATTATACCACGTTAACAGACTGGCTACACATTTTCAGCGGTAGTGTGATCTCAACAGATATTGCTGAATTTCAAGCTTGAATGTGCCATCTTAATGCAGATTGCCATTAGTAACTGCAAACTTGGCCCGATTTGGAACTTGAATCGGGTCACTGTTTCATGTTTGTTCTCAATTAGCAAAAGGTATGACATAAATAAGTTAGAAAATTAAATCAAGGGTACATGGTGGTTATTTAAATAAGCTCTTCCTCTGACCTGCTCCTTCCTGCTGCTACAATTAAAAGAGCAGAGCACCCAAATTTCACAATAGACTTAATGAATGAGACATCGCAGGCAGTCACTGTTAATAGGCAAGTATTCACTCTCAACTGAAATGCACTTCTGTCAAACAAAAGTAATGTTCTTCCGTGTAAGTGGAAGCATCTGAAAAATCGCAAATATTTTTAACAAAATCCATTTACAAACTTTGGGTGAAGgacttcacttttttttttttttgcttcacaACTGCCCACATAACAGTGCCACAATGAGATAAATGAATCTCAGGAAGCTGTTCGAATAAGTTGGAAAGATTGCaggagagattcaccaggatattatttgggcttgagttatagggagaggttggatcttttatcctttggagcgcaggagactgaggggtgactttacagatcatgagggacatggataatgTGAACACTCAATCTTTTAccaagggtagaggattctaacacTAAAAAGCATAAGGTTAAGGTGAAAAGAGAGGGATTTGAGATGTCGGGTGCAGGAACAAGGAAATGTAAATTGTACCAAATTCCATATTTTGAATAAAACATTAGACAGAACAGCCTACTCAaacgggatgtgtaggaaggaactgcagatgctggtttaaaccaaagatagacacaaaatgctggagtaactcagcgggacaggcagtatctctggagagaaggaatgggtgatgtttcgggtcaagacccatcttcaaactgattaatctgagatcagtctgaagaaggatccagaccctaTAGCCAGTTATATCTGTTGATTAACACACCATCTATTTTCTTCCATTAATATGGCTCATGACAGTAATGGTTAACAAATAAAACTCTTGCATCTTAGTGAGGACAGTGTTGCTCTTGAGTGGCTAACAAAGCATTTTCAAGATCTTCGGTCTCGCCCAAGGTTTGTATCACAGACCCAACAACTGTGGTGAAACTGTTGAGCAGCTCTTCGCTGGTATTCTTTTGTTTAACAGTAATCTGCAAACTCTTCCTGCCAGTGTCAATGAACAATTCTGTTAGAAACAGTGACCCAGTCTCATTTCTGGCAAACAGGTAGGCTTTCCAAGGATGTGCTCCTGCTCGGCTGATGGCAATAGACTGAATGTGAACAGTCTGAAAGGCAGCCTGGATGGCCTCAGGGCAGGGGTTCTTGTGCCAGTCCACAGTCACTACTTTGGCATCTTCCAGGCACGTCCAGTACTCCTCAAACTGCTCTGGTGAAAGCTGGGCACTGCTTTCCAAACGGACTGATCCAGAATCCTCCCCATGTTCTGGGGTTGAGTCTTTACAGAAAAATAAACAGAGTTACTAAGTTAACGTCATAGAATAACTCTAAATTATGTAAGCATATTACTGGATAGGTAATGCACTTATTTCCGTTTCCTGAAGAGAACACTTGTCCCTGAAAGGAGGATTTGCCAAAATGTCAACAATTTGGAGGAGACTTTTGTACCTCAGAAAGATTCATCATGTATGAATCTGCATCACAATTATTAGCTGAAGATACAACTATAGGGGCACTATAGCCAAGTGTCATGCCATCCATACACGAGCCTTTCCAACAAGTGCCACTGGATAATGATAAACAAATTCTGTTCCCTATTcaaggacaatttatagaagctggGGTGTTGTCTGAATTGAAATCAACACTCACAGCGCAGGCTATCAAACCCGAGTCCACTGGACCACCCTCCCCTTTAGACATTTGAGGCAAGAACATTTCAAGCAGTAACGCATGACACTTTCTCTTACCATTTAAAATTCTATACAAAACTGTAGCAAAATACATTAAAGTTACATAGTTAACATACACCTCAAGTTAATCTTCTCCAAATTAAATAATTTAGTCACAAATGCCAGATCAAGGTCACGTTAAACccacacagaagccaattataaaAATTAAAACTATTCCTGAATATCATATGTTACCATTGTCACAAATAAAGCAGCTTCAAAGGGCTTCTCCAGGAAGTACCTTGTGCACATCAGAGCAATGTCATTGCAGATCTTGGTCTGAAGATTGCTCAAACTGACAATAATGGGGTCAGGATAATCATACAAGCAGTAATTAGATACTTGTCTGCAGAGAATCCACATACTGATTTATTTATTGCAACAGTTATAGCACTGCCAATGTAATTTTCCACATCGTGAGAGAAGATTTTGAGTAAAATTCACATTGCTTCCTTTTGCTGATAGTAATGTAGGAAAGTTGATATTTACTGGTGGAAAATTTACTAAATGAAAAATATCTTTAAACTGGAGAGAGCTTGGAACAGGTTGCACAGGATGACTAAAAACAAGCATTCCCTGAGAGACAAAGAAGAATCCAGGAAGAAAGCCAGGACAGGTGCAGGGAGCAGATTCACAATCGGCAAAAGTGCTGCCATCATTAGCATTGTCCGACACCAAAACAAGATGGAAGAGCAAACACACTAACATAAGATTCATGTTATAGTAAGGATTGTCAAGCAGCAATATTTCTGGACCTGCAAACAAGATTGCATTGAGTTCTTACCCATCTCAGAGTTTATTGCTAGCAACTGTAGATTTCCAAAGGAGCTTTCCTTCTGTGCCATCATGCGATTCCAATGTTCCTGACCATAGACTGGTATCAGTGTGTTGAAGTCTTTTGCCCAGGCATTCACCGCCTCATTGGCCTGGCCACTGATGACACCCAAGGATGGATCCGATCTTGGCCCACACACGATCTGCTTGACCTGTTCAACTCCTTGCTGAAGTAATCGATAGTATAACAATCCACGATCACGCACAACCATATCCAACTCTTCCTCTGCCAATAATTCAACAAGTATCTGCAGTTAGAATAGCAGTGATCTGATTAATCTTACGTCATGTATATTCATGCAACTTTTTGGATTAAAGCCCCTTAGATCTCAGATTTGATCAGTAGCCTGGGTAAAACATGAGACGAGGAATGCAGACCCAACATGCACATGTATAAATCTGATATGTTTGGATCGACTATGATGGCTCAGAGTTTCCTCTGAGCGGAGATGCCACTCATCTACCAGCTAAATCCAATCTTACATTGAGCACGTCCCCCATTGTGAACCGATTCTGAAACACAAGGCTTTCTGAGCACAAACACCATCAAATGATGGAGCTTAAACAATCTCCACTCTTGAAAACCCTGTATGCACACAAGATTGCACACAGAAACACAGCAGTGGTtgcctcgtcaacagtctgtctgtcctttcttaattttgttaattttagtatgtgttaaaagtatgttttagtggtgTCCCTTGATTTGTTttgtgtggggtggagggggggggttggggtaaacttgttttcaatctcttatcttgacggagatgcgatttttttccgtatcgtatctccatctgcggcctaatatcgtggagttggcgcctttcctggagaccgacagtCGCTCCAAGCCGctggagtctgcgggactttaacatcgcggagcttgtgatccctttgccggggatcgaagctccgaAGACAGTggactataacatcgtgaagcccgcggactctggtaagaagtggccgactcgggagctccatgccataGAGAGAGTTTCAACTACCCCGACATCGGAGTTACGATCACCCCGACGGGAGCTTCTATCGTCGGCTCCGGaatctttgatcgccccgactgcgaatggtttgaacaaagaggaagaagattgaactttattgccttccatcacagtgaggaatgtggaatccattgtgatggatgtttatgttaacttttatgtggttgtgtcttgttgcttttcacttagtatggctgtatggtaactcatatttcactgtaccttaattggtacatgtgacaataaactgacctggaAACCTTGTATTTCTCTCAGTCTTTTAATCTGGCTGtcctcaccccccacacaaggCTAAGAACAATTACTAATACCTTGTATCCCCAAGATCAGAGTGTGCAAGTGACAGAAAACTGTCACCCCGCCTGCTGCTCAAAGTCCAAAGCAAACCATGATTCAAATACAcggataggataagtttggagggatacggaccaaacgcaggcaggtaggactagtgaacctggggcaagttgggccaaagggcctgtttccacactctacgaCTCGAAATGATCTTTCACGCGTGATCCATACCAATAGCATAATGGAGCAGTCTGCCCAAGGTGTCTTGACATTCAGCTGGACGTGTGACAAACAGCCGCACCATCGCAGTCAGCAGCTCCAGCTTCACTGTGGCAGACGTTTCCATTTTCACGTTGTCAACAAACTCCTCCAATACGTAGGGAGCATTGGGGACTTGCATGCCATGCACACCGAGGAGCCAGATTAAAGCCTGCTTCCCCTGGTAgtatttatgggggggggggtggagaagggaggaAATAACAAAGAATGAAAGAAGGCAAGTTAATTAGTTTAATGTCAAATTTAAAATCCAGCCCATCTTCACAAGCTGGGTGATGTCACAGTAACTTGAAACATACTAGATGTTTTTTAAGTCTATGCAACGAGTTGTCCGACCATTTAACCAAGTGGATATTATAGATGAGTTCCATCTCAACGTTACCGATTCCAATAATGGACTGTGAACATAAAGAGAACGACGGCTCAACAATTTTCCCAAAAACCGCCACTTTCATCCTCCATTTGCTGGTCCAAGGACAACGTACAATTATCTGGTTgtgaaccattttaacttcccttcccatactgacctttctgttctgggcctccattgccagagtgaggccactcacaaactggaggaacagcacctcacattccgcttggacagcttacattacaatggtatgaacattggattctcaACTCCCCTCTGCTCTTCTACCCATCTTTCCTCCCACCCCTGTCAGTCTGAGGGATTCCAAgccaaacatcacctacccatgttcacgagggatactgcctgacccgtccaacattttgtgtctttcccgaGTTTGAATCTGGTTGATTCAAACCAGTGGTGGAACACTCgcctgggtgggagaggggggagaacaaagggaggcCTGGTGCCGATTCTGTGTATACTTTGTAACggtgtcagcgccctttatgtagcgactatttgcatacctacaAGCAAAAAATTTCACtgcgacttgtcacatgtgacaataaagtattaattcattcatttcacGTCTACATGACTTAATATCATAACGCAAGGTAAATTCCCATGCAAGACATCTGATTAAAAACACCTGCTGCACCCCCATGAACCTACCTCGTTGTCTTTGATGTATTCCTCGCAGCCTGGCAGTGCCTCACATACAGTCTCTGTGCACTGGGGACATAGCCATACGAGGTCGCAAAATGTCTGAATCACAGCTGAAGACATAGAAGCGGTTTAGTACAATGGTCTTAGGGGCTGAGCAAATGCTGAAAGCTGGAAGTGTGCCGTACCTGAGGTGACGTGCCCCTGCTTCAAGCCCAGCAGCCCCTTCAAAATAACCacacacttttcactgtacatccgtGCAATTCGTCCTAGGAATTACAACATAATTAAAGAGAAAGTAACATAACAGTTTATATCTCAACCCACACTTTCAATTAGAAGTACCTTAACCAAAAAAAACTGATAAGATGCCTCTATTTTCTTCAATCAGCAGATTAAAAGCAGAAATATATCTGCAGCCCGTCAATGCCTCAACTAGTTACATGAGTGAACAGCTGAAATGTACCTACATAGAAGTTGTAAGCTTTCAACCGTAGACTCCGCAGTTACCCAATCTCAAATAGGAACATCATCAAGGTTACCAAACCCGGTCTACATCCATCTCAACCAGCATGGGGAGGGAGGGCTGCTTTACAACAAAAGGTTCAACAGGATGCTTTGTATCCACAGGAATGTAGAATAGGAGGTGGTGAcacaattgaaacatataagatctcaAGGGTTTCCTCACAGGGCGGTTGCAATGAAGATGCTTCCTCTTGCTGGAATTTAAAACAATAGACTAATGTTTAAAAGTTAAAAAACAAACTGATGGTaagtcagacagcacccgtggaagaaaatggacaggtggcattttgggtgagAACATCTATCACTGCCTAAAATTAAGGAGCATCATCTATTTAAGGCAGATGGGACCCAAGCAGCAGTACTGG
This genomic interval carries:
- the ap4b1 gene encoding AP-4 complex subunit beta-1, whose protein sequence is MPYYGSEDTVKELRRALANPGLQADKLRYRNLVLRVIRYMSQGLDVSALFMEMVKASATVDVVQKKLVYLYMCTYAALKPNLALLAINTLRKDNTDPNPMVRGLALRSMCSLRMPGISEYIQQPVLNGLRDKASYVRRAAVLGCAKMQTLQGDAEVDGAMVNELYAMLRDPDPIVMVNCLRALEEILKREGGVVINKPIAHHLLNRMKDLDHWGQSEVLTFLVRYKPRSEDEMFAILNVLDGFLKSSQPNVVMATTKLFLLLAENFPNVQTDILERIKGPLLTICTSECYELCFLGLCHAREILRSFPGHFCGHYKKFYCTYSEPNYIKYQKMEILRDLVNDENVQQILEELQTYCTDVSVELAQMAILNIGRIARMYSEKCVVILKGLLGLKQGHVTSAVIQTFCDLVWLCPQCTETVCEALPGCEEYIKDNEGKQALIWLLGVHGMQVPNAPYVLEEFVDNVKMETSATVKLELLTAMVRLFVTRPAECQDTLGRLLHYAIEEELDMVVRDRGLLYYRLLQQGVEQVKQIVCGPRSDPSLGVISGQANEAVNAWAKDFNTLIPVYGQEHWNRMMAQKESSFGNLQLLAINSEMDSTPEHGEDSGSVRLESSAQLSPEQFEEYWTCLEDAKVVTVDWHKNPCPEAIQAAFQTVHIQSIAISRAGAHPWKAYLFARNETGSLFLTELFIDTGRKSLQITVKQKNTSEELLNSFTTVVGSVIQTLGETEDLENALLATQEQHCPH